From Ignavibacterium sp.:
AAGTTCTTTAATTAATTTTTTGCCTTCTTCGCTCAAGTTAATTTTTGCCAATCTGCCTTCGTAGAATATTCTGACAGTAGCGCCGTCTTCAACCGCCTGAGCAATATCGTAAATATCCACATAGTCGCCGAAAACTGCCGGTGTGTTTTTGTCCGTTTTTTCAATAGGCGTTCCTGTAAAACCTATAAATGTAGCATTAGGCAAGGCGTCTCTGAGATATTTAGCAAAACCGTAAACCGTTTTTTTACCAATAAGATTTCCATTTTCATCTTTTTCATCTATCGTTCTTGCTTTGAAACCGTATTGCGTCCGGTGAGCTTCGTCAGCAATTACAATTATATTTTTTCTGTCGGAGAGCAATTCAAACTCTGATCCGGAATCTACTGATGATGTGTTGTTATTTGTAAATGAATCATCCGGATAAAATTTCTGAATGGTTGTGAAAACAATTCCGCCCGAAGAAACTTTTAGCAATTCCTTGAGGCGCTCTCTATTTTCAGCTTGTACCGGTTCCTGTCTGAGCAGTTGTTTCGAATCGGCAAAAGTATCGAAGAGCTGATCGTCCAAATCGTTTCTGTCTGTAATTACAAGAATCGTTGGGTTATCCAACTGCAGAACAATTTTGCCGGCATAGAAAACCATTGTAAGCGATTTGCCGCTGCCTTGCGTATGCCAGATAACGCCGCCTTTTCTGTTTCCGTTTTCCGAAGCGGCCTGCAAGGTTCTTTCTATTGCTTTATTAACCGCGAAATACTGATGGTAACCCGCTAATTTTTTAGTTGTTTGAATAAATGTAAGATTTGAAACGGGGTCTTCCTTTTTGCTTTTCTCGAATACAATGAAATGTCGTATCAAATCAAGTAAAGTCTTTTTGTTCAGCATTCCTTTAATCAAAATTTCCAGTTGGCTTACGAGATGCGACGCTTCTTTTGTTCCGTCGACAGATTTCCACGCCATAAATCTTGAAAAGTCCGATGATATTGTTCCTGCTCTGGCTTCCAATCCGTCGGAAATTACTGCGAAGCCGTTATAAGTAAATAGCTGAGGAATTGTTTGTTTATAGGTTTGTATTTGTTTGAATGCGGATTTTATAGTCGCTTCTTCGTCCACTGCGTTTTTAAGTTCTATTACAACAAGAGGAATTCCGTTAACAAAAAGAATTACATCGGGCCTTTTAATAACTGTACCGGTGACTGAGCTTGTCGAAGTCACCGTGAATTGATTGATAACCGTAAATTCATTGTTTTCGGGATTTTTAAAATCAATCAACCAAACCAAATCACCTCTTTGATTTCCGTCTTTGCGGTAAGTTACATTTATTCCTTCGGTGAGCATTCTGTGGAATGTTTCGTTGTTTGTAATTAAATCGGGCGAGCTTATTCGCAGTATTTGTTTTATCGCGTCTTCTTTTGCTTCTGCTGGAATTGTCGGATTAATTCTGTCAACGGCGTTCTTTAATTTGTTTATGAGAAGAACGTCGTCGAATGTTTGTCTTTCGGGTTGATCGCCGTCGGGAGAAATAGATGCAGGGCTCACATATTCGTAACCTAAATTTTCGAGAAGCTCGATAGTGAATTGTTCGATATCGGATTCTATCAATTTACTAAACATATTTCACCAACTTTTAGGCTTTGTTATTTGATAACCTAACGAAGTAGTAACAACTTGTGGAAATTGTGACGCAACTAATTTTTTACGACCAAGAATATAAGAACCTTTGGCAGAATTTTTTACGCTTATATTATGTCGATCCGGAGGAAATAATACTACAACTCTTTTTTGGGGAAAGTATTTGTGAATTGAATTTATTGCCGGGACTAAGTCACTATCGCCGGAAATTAAAATTGCAGTATCGTATTTATCTTCTATTGCATCAGTAATCATATTTACCGCAATGTTAACATCTGTCATTTTTTCTTCATTGTCATTCCACGAATGTCCACATTTTTTACAAGAAGTTGGTGTCGATTGATAATGTCCATAAATTATTTGGACAGGAGTAGTTTGAATAGCGCTTAAAAAATCACGTTGTCTTTTTTCTTTTTGAGGATTGTTAGATACTAAAGAAGTAAAGTATTTTACTCCAATTAGACTTTGATGAGGTTTCAAAATGTTTTGAGCAAGTTGCCAAATATTAAGCCATTTAGTATTCGGATATTTTGAAACAATTCCGAAATAAAGGTTAAAACCATCTACATACACCATTACTTTTTCTTGGTTACTCATATTTTTTTTCTTGATTAATTAAACAGACTTTTTTAATTTTGTATCACAAGAACATCTCCAAGAGTAGCTCTCTTGGATTGACCCCGCTTCGGCGGGGTTTCGCTTTTTAAATTTTTCATTTTCACTTCTCCGCACATCAACTCAGGTAACAGCGTGTCCCGCAGTTTTTTGAAAAGTTCGATGGTGAACTGTCCAATGTCGCATTCTATCATCCTTCTCATTGTCTGAACCGCAGATTTTTGTTGAATAAAGAATTTTGCAAAGATAGCAACGAAGTTGCGTAATCTTTGTAATAGAACGTAAGAAAACATAAGTAATAACAGCGTAGCTGTGAAATCTTAATCATTCCAACCAAATAAATATTTTGGATCGTACTCAACATTAAATTTTTCTAAAAACTCTATATACTCTTCCTTGAATGTTTTCTTTTTATGATGCACCGGTTGATTTAGAATATATTTTACAACAGCGTCTATTTGAGATTTGGCGTATGTAAACGCCCCGAAACCATCTTGCCAATTAAATTTACCCGCAATCCATTTTTTTCCGTTAATAAACTTTGACGAGTTTGCTTTTATATCTCTGGCGATATCCGAAACTGAAACTGACGGATTAATTCCAATAAGTATGTGCGTATGATCCGGGTTGCAGTAAATAGCCAATGGTTTTGAATTTTTGTTAGTTATGATACCGCAAATGTACTTTTCCAATTCTTCGCGATGCTTTTCAGAAATTAGATTTTGTCTGCCTTTTACTGCGAAGATGATATGTACGTATAGTTGTGTGTAAGTATTTGCCATTTTACATAGATATCGCTCCTACGGAGCTTTAAGTTATTTCTTGTTTTACTTTACAAAGATTACGCTCCTGCGGAGCTTGTTTTATTTGTCTTGCATAATTTTCATCCTTATTGGATTTGTATCGCAATGCAGCGTAGCTGCAAAATCTTTGTAATAAATAAAAGATGCAATAGAATAAAACAGCGTAGCTGTGAAATCTTACTCATTTCAATATACCAAAAGATATCGCTCCTACGGAGCTTTAAGTTATTTCTTGTTTTGCTTTACAAAGATTACGCTCCTACGGAGCTTGTTTTATTTGTTCTTGCAAAAATTTTCATCCTTATTGGATTTGTATCGCTATGCAGCGTAGCTGCAAAATCTTTGTAATAAACAGAAGATGCAATAAAATAAAACAGCGTAGCCGTGAAATCTTACTCATTTCAATAAACAAAAAGATATCGCTCCTACGGAGCTTGTTTTATTTGTCTTGCAAAAATTTCATCCTTATTGGATTTGTATCGCTATGCAGCGTAGCTGCAAAATCTTTGTAACAAATAAAAGATGCAATAGAATAAAACAGCGTAGCTGTGAAATCTTACTCATTTCAATATACCAAAAGATATCGCTCCTACGGAGCTTTTAGCTATTCCTCATT
This genomic window contains:
- the tnpA gene encoding IS200/IS605 family transposase; this encodes MANTYTQLYVHIIFAVKGRQNLISEKHREELEKYICGIITNKNSKPLAIYCNPDHTHILIGINPSVSVSDIARDIKANSSKFINGKKWIAGKFNWQDGFGAFTYAKSQIDAVVKYILNQPVHHKKKTFKEEYIEFLEKFNVEYDPKYLFGWND
- a CDS encoding NYN domain-containing protein; the protein is MSNQEKVMVYVDGFNLYFGIVSKYPNTKWLNIWQLAQNILKPHQSLIGVKYFTSLVSNNPQKEKRQRDFLSAIQTTPVQIIYGHYQSTPTSCKKCGHSWNDNEEKMTDVNIAVNMITDAIEDKYDTAILISGDSDLVPAINSIHKYFPQKRVVVLFPPDRHNISVKNSAKGSYILGRKKLVASQFPQVVTTSLGYQITKPKSW